One region of Patescibacteria group bacterium genomic DNA includes:
- a CDS encoding iron-sulfur cluster assembly scaffold protein — translation MYTDKVIEHFKNPHNQGRMTNADAVGEKGNMACGDVMKIYLKVKDDKIDDIKFETFGCAAAIAVTSAMTDLAKGATLEKANSITKDEVVKALGDLPPAKIHCSMLGIDALQEAIENYKKEK, via the coding sequence ATATACACAGACAAAGTAATCGAACACTTTAAAAATCCACACAACCAAGGTAGAATGACAAATGCTGATGCTGTTGGTGAAAAAGGCAATATGGCCTGTGGTGATGTTATGAAAATTTATCTCAAGGTTAAGGACGATAAAATTGATGACATTAAATTTGAAACATTTGGTTGCGCAGCTGCGATTGCTGTTACCTCCGCTATGACCGATTTAGCTAAAGGAGCTACTCTTGAAAAAGCCAATAGTATTACAAAGGACGAAGTAGTAAAGGCTCTCGGTGATTTACCGCCAGCAAAGATTCACTGTTCCATGCTTGGGATTGATGCTCTTCAGGAGGCTATTGAAAATTATAAAAAAGAAAAATAA